The following coding sequences are from one Treponema bryantii window:
- a CDS encoding response regulator transcription factor has product MKVLIVDDDIATVDVIKSNIEWKKLEVEHVVSAYNIKQAKDLLNQNVFDIIISDIEMPQGSGLDLLKWFREQNMQGEFLFLTCHENFNYASDALKLHAFEYLLKPFNVNTMEESIKRIIQNIKEQQQKKTKYISELTKGFYQQLTAGALDSNLSEEVKKRGLDIDTEAEYIAITSNITNTMRDQQKMTHSMFIFMIENLHNENLFEGKSAGNIICSQYNRGFFVESICKRSESGNLTDAVKKLISEIKKTLSVNITVCIGEPCKLSEISNIYNHHIELLKSNVSYTDSFFYEYQIEDNKANTSKVIDIGEFQEYFLEKEKLKIMSSIKNILYKKMEDKTLNEMMLYTLRQELNQCVFKCFATYDIKADGFMTRPEDIDLSVQAIESTSNMIKWVSYLVDCYIETLETNLNRDTDVEKINRFIKEHYSENIGRNEIADFIHLAPEYVSKLYKKKTGITIKDYLNEYRVEQAKLLLQNNALRVSDISDMVGFENFTYFSTIFKKYTQMSPNEYRKSQNLK; this is encoded by the coding sequence ATGAAAGTTTTAATTGTAGATGATGATATTGCTACTGTTGATGTAATTAAATCTAACATCGAATGGAAAAAACTTGAAGTTGAACATGTTGTTTCTGCGTATAATATTAAGCAGGCAAAAGATTTATTAAATCAAAATGTTTTTGACATTATCATAAGCGATATTGAAATGCCGCAGGGCTCGGGACTTGATTTACTTAAATGGTTCCGTGAACAGAATATGCAGGGGGAATTCCTATTTCTTACCTGTCATGAAAATTTTAATTATGCAAGTGATGCCTTAAAGTTGCATGCTTTTGAATATCTCTTAAAACCATTTAACGTAAACACGATGGAAGAATCCATCAAAAGAATTATCCAGAACATAAAAGAACAGCAGCAGAAAAAGACTAAATATATTTCTGAACTTACAAAGGGCTTTTATCAGCAGCTTACAGCCGGTGCTTTAGATTCTAATCTTTCCGAAGAAGTAAAGAAACGCGGACTAGATATTGATACTGAAGCAGAATACATTGCAATTACCTCAAACATTACAAATACCATGCGCGATCAGCAGAAAATGACTCACAGCATGTTTATTTTTATGATTGAAAACCTGCACAATGAAAATCTGTTTGAAGGAAAATCTGCAGGAAACATTATATGCAGTCAGTATAACCGTGGATTTTTTGTAGAATCCATCTGTAAAAGAAGCGAATCCGGTAACCTTACAGATGCCGTAAAAAAACTGATTTCAGAAATCAAAAAGACTCTTTCTGTAAATATTACTGTTTGTATTGGTGAGCCCTGCAAACTTAGTGAAATCAGCAATATTTATAATCATCATATTGAATTACTAAAATCAAATGTCTCTTATACAGACAGCTTCTTTTATGAATATCAGATTGAAGATAATAAGGCCAATACTTCTAAAGTAATTGATATTGGTGAGTTCCAGGAATATTTTCTGGAAAAAGAAAAACTTAAAATCATGAGCAGCATCAAAAACATTCTCTATAAAAAGATGGAAGATAAAACTTTGAATGAAATGATGCTCTATACTTTGCGACAGGAATTGAACCAGTGTGTTTTTAAATGCTTTGCAACTTATGATATCAAGGCAGACGGTTTTATGACCCGGCCGGAAGATATTGATTTAAGCGTTCAGGCAATTGAATCTACATCAAATATGATTAAGTGGGTAAGCTATCTTGTAGACTGCTATATCGAAACTCTGGAAACAAATTTGAACCGCGATACTGATGTAGAAAAAATCAACAGATTTATAAAAGAGCATTACAGTGAAAATATCGGCCGCAACGAAATTGCTGATTTTATTCACCTTGCACCGGAATACGTTTCTAAGCTTTATAAGAAAAAAACAGGCATCACTATAAAAGATTATCTAAATGAATACAGAGTAGAACAGGCTAAACTTTTACTTCAAAATAATGCGCTTCGTGTCAGTGATATTTCAGATATGGTTGGCTTTGAAAACTTTACTTACTTTTCTACGATTTTCAAAAAATATACACAGATGTCGCCGAACGAATATCGAAAGTCTCAAAATTTAAAATAA
- a CDS encoding peptide ABC transporter substrate-binding protein yields MKKTAIVFAAALVSIVLLGCAKKDAKSSGNNASSSTVPTTAPDASKLVNKNFIDPLKDWSKYDNLIKEIKAETNYEIRTKKMHEAEDILMSNYCVIPLYYYNDIYLQKSYVSGIYANAFATKFFMYAKMNNGAKTLHINLASEPDYLDPALNSSVDGACLAANSFSGLYTYNDKGVTVPACAESYKVSKDGLTYTVTLKKGLKWSDGSDLTAADFEYSWKRAVSPDTAADYEYMFSGFEGYAEGNLNVKAVNDTTLEFKLIAPCAYIEDLMAFPTFYPVCKKYVEAHSTPSTPGAWCTEAGFVSNGAFVCTEWKHDVSMTYTKNPYWFDADKVSVEKLEFMLSADDTAIFAAYNAGNLDFADEVANDEIAKLLETKNPEFYIVDELGTYYVAFNAKSKLFEGKTAEQAACMRQAFSLLIDREYICENIAQTGQVAANAFIPLGMADGNGGIFKSEVLKQGYYDPSAINNNQAETVNKARQLLIAAGFKFDSEGKLSSETPISIEYLLNQNTNHIAIAESIQQDLSAVGIKMTIQVQDWNVFLEERKNGNFDIAREGWIADFNDPINMLEMWISTSGNNDCQFGR; encoded by the coding sequence ATGAAAAAAACAGCGATAGTATTTGCTGCTGCACTTGTGAGCATTGTATTGCTCGGTTGTGCAAAAAAAGATGCTAAATCTTCTGGAAACAATGCTTCATCTTCAACTGTACCTACAACTGCCCCAGATGCATCTAAACTTGTAAACAAAAATTTTATTGATCCTCTTAAGGACTGGTCTAAGTACGACAACCTTATTAAAGAAATTAAGGCTGAAACAAATTACGAAATTCGTACAAAGAAAATGCACGAAGCAGAAGACATTCTTATGTCTAACTACTGTGTAATTCCTTTGTATTACTACAACGACATTTATCTTCAGAAATCTTATGTAAGCGGAATCTATGCAAACGCATTCGCTACAAAATTCTTTATGTATGCAAAAATGAACAATGGAGCAAAAACACTCCATATCAATCTTGCATCTGAACCAGATTATCTTGACCCTGCATTGAACTCTTCTGTAGACGGTGCTTGTCTTGCTGCAAACTCATTCTCTGGTCTTTATACATATAACGACAAGGGTGTAACAGTTCCAGCTTGTGCAGAAAGCTACAAAGTTTCAAAAGATGGTCTTACATATACTGTAACTCTTAAGAAAGGCCTTAAATGGTCTGATGGTTCTGACCTTACAGCTGCAGACTTTGAATACTCATGGAAACGCGCAGTTTCTCCAGATACAGCAGCTGACTATGAATATATGTTCTCTGGATTTGAAGGTTATGCAGAAGGCAATCTCAATGTAAAAGCTGTAAATGATACAACTCTTGAATTCAAGCTTATTGCACCTTGTGCATACATTGAAGATCTTATGGCATTCCCAACTTTCTATCCAGTTTGCAAGAAGTATGTTGAAGCACACTCAACTCCATCAACTCCTGGAGCATGGTGTACAGAAGCAGGCTTTGTAAGCAACGGTGCTTTCGTTTGTACAGAATGGAAACACGATGTTTCTATGACTTACACAAAGAACCCATACTGGTTTGATGCAGACAAAGTTTCTGTTGAAAAGCTTGAGTTCATGCTTTCTGCTGATGACACTGCAATCTTTGCAGCATACAACGCTGGAAATCTTGATTTTGCTGATGAAGTTGCAAACGACGAAATCGCAAAACTTCTTGAAACAAAGAACCCTGAATTCTATATCGTAGACGAGCTTGGTACTTACTATGTAGCTTTCAATGCTAAGAGTAAGCTTTTCGAAGGAAAAACTGCAGAGCAGGCTGCTTGTATGAGACAGGCATTCTCACTTCTTATCGACCGCGAATACATCTGTGAAAACATTGCACAGACAGGTCAGGTAGCTGCTAACGCATTTATTCCTCTTGGAATGGCAGATGGTAACGGCGGTATCTTTAAATCTGAAGTTTTGAAGCAGGGTTACTATGATCCAAGTGCAATCAATAATAATCAGGCTGAAACAGTAAATAAGGCTCGTCAGCTTCTTATTGCTGCAGGCTTTAAGTTTGATTCAGAAGGAAAACTTTCTTCAGAAACTCCAATTTCTATTGAATATCTCTTGAACCAGAACACAAATCACATTGCAATTGCTGAATCTATCCAGCAGGATCTTTCTGCTGTTGGTATCAAGATGACAATTCAGGTTCAGGACTGGAACGTATTCCTCGAAGAGCGTAAGAACGGAAACTTCGACATTGCTCGTGAAGGCTGGATTGCTGACTTCAACGACCCAATCAACATGCTTGAAATGTGGATTTCTACATCTGGTAACAACGACTGCCAGTTCGGTCGCTAA
- a CDS encoding sensor histidine kinase has translation MNYPSISKKTFFLLIFQVILLLSVLTSYIVYSYNSYIQGIKQTADNYLKLYTKDLQSKINNADKVLERIAYDSTDYLILQSEKPEERYYASARIKQLLTTSLAFDEAIDFIVVGESIYKTFLMAETSGTSYSTKEDIKEFILSAADQQRIKSVWNIKNFNGTEYVYKMFVWQGRAISIFISAEKFIEIDENPSDQEISSTTVLIQSCISGETIIKGSPENINNKSIKYETYIASDNIRVTAYTSHKAISLQIMSFGYILLLIIIIATSYAFVMMHSIDKNVLKPLIVINDHIISIQNGNYNKPLKGNFNTREFVTIETSFNSMIEQILNLKIEGYERQLELNQSELRAIKLQIRPHFFLNALTTISSLSKQHNDAAVEKYIQTLSENIRYMFKSGLHTVSLQEELSFVESYFEMQELKYPDCVFHFVECNEALYQYQIPQMIIHTIIENEYKYAVSVDSMLTIIIRCSLQNYNGRNCLCIEIEDDGKGYPQNVIDSFENSDNNSHTVTNDGKRVGLLSIKKIMKIMYEDDDLFTISNISPHGCHNKIIIPEKPVNVI, from the coding sequence ATGAATTATCCTTCAATTTCTAAAAAGACATTTTTTCTTCTGATTTTTCAGGTAATTCTTCTGCTTTCTGTTTTAACGTCTTATATCGTTTATTCATATAATTCGTACATTCAGGGAATCAAACAAACGGCAGATAATTACCTTAAGCTTTATACAAAAGACCTTCAGTCAAAAATCAATAATGCAGATAAGGTTCTTGAACGTATTGCTTACGACAGCACAGACTATCTTATTCTTCAAAGTGAAAAACCGGAAGAACGGTATTATGCCTCAGCAAGAATCAAACAACTGCTAACAACATCTCTTGCCTTTGATGAAGCAATTGATTTTATAGTTGTAGGGGAATCAATTTATAAAACCTTTCTGATGGCAGAAACCTCAGGTACATCATACAGCACAAAAGAAGATATAAAAGAATTTATTCTTTCTGCAGCAGACCAGCAGCGCATCAAATCAGTATGGAATATCAAAAACTTTAACGGTACTGAATACGTTTATAAAATGTTTGTCTGGCAGGGGCGTGCAATAAGTATTTTTATTTCTGCTGAAAAGTTTATTGAAATTGATGAAAATCCATCAGACCAGGAAATCTCTTCAACTACAGTTTTAATTCAATCCTGCATAAGCGGAGAAACAATCATTAAGGGTAGCCCCGAAAACATCAACAATAAAAGCATAAAATACGAAACCTACATTGCTTCCGACAATATCCGGGTTACTGCCTACACAAGTCATAAAGCAATTTCACTGCAGATTATGTCATTCGGATATATTCTTCTGCTGATTATCATAATTGCTACATCTTATGCCTTTGTAATGATGCACAGCATCGATAAAAATGTTCTTAAGCCGCTGATTGTAATTAATGACCATATCATCAGCATTCAAAATGGAAATTATAATAAACCGCTTAAGGGTAATTTTAATACCCGTGAATTTGTAACGATTGAAACCAGTTTTAACTCAATGATTGAACAGATTTTAAATCTGAAAATTGAAGGCTATGAACGGCAGCTGGAATTAAATCAGTCTGAACTAAGGGCTATAAAACTCCAGATCCGTCCGCATTTTTTCTTAAACGCATTAACGACAATTTCAAGTTTAAGCAAACAGCATAATGACGCAGCCGTAGAAAAATATATTCAGACCCTTTCGGAAAACATCAGATACATGTTTAAGAGTGGTCTTCATACGGTTTCGCTGCAGGAAGAACTTAGCTTTGTAGAAAGTTATTTTGAAATGCAGGAATTAAAATATCCAGACTGCGTTTTCCATTTTGTGGAATGTAATGAAGCTTTGTATCAATATCAGATTCCACAGATGATAATTCATACAATTATCGAAAACGAATATAAATATGCTGTGAGCGTAGATTCAATGCTTACAATTATCATCAGATGCAGCCTTCAGAATTATAATGGCCGCAATTGTCTTTGCATTGAAATTGAAGATGACGGCAAGGGCTATCCTCAAAATGTAATAGACTCTTTTGAAAATTCAGACAATAATAGCCATACGGTTACTAATGACGGAAAACGCGTAGGTCTTTTAAGCATAAAAAAGATTATGAAGATTATGTATGAGGATGATGATTTATTTACAATCTCTAATATAAGTCCACACGGCTGTCATAATAAAATCATTATTCCGGAAAAGCCTGTTAATGTGATATAG
- a CDS encoding ABC transporter ATP-binding protein, which translates to MSADIIKPNNTPILEVQNLKKYFPVRSGFKKLTLKAVDGVSFTINRGETLGLVGESGCGKTTVGRTLLQLYKPTDGKVIFDGQEVTDKNINDIRKKMQMVFQDPYSSLNPRMTVEDIIGEPLDVHHLYSSKAERREKILHLMELVGLNSEHATRYAHEFSGGQRQRIGIARALSVKPDFIVCDEPVSALDVSIQAQIINMFEELQEKLGLSYLFIAHDLLVVQHISKRIAVMYLGKLVEIGDADEVCNSPIHPYSISLLSAVPIPDPKLERSRQRIVLEGDVPSPLAMPEGCPFRTRCKYATEKCKTEMPALTDRGNGHFAACHNK; encoded by the coding sequence ATGAGCGCTGATATTATTAAACCGAATAATACTCCAATTCTTGAAGTTCAGAACCTCAAAAAATATTTCCCTGTTCGTTCTGGTTTTAAGAAACTTACTCTTAAAGCTGTAGACGGAGTTTCATTCACAATCAACCGTGGAGAAACACTTGGTCTGGTAGGTGAGTCTGGATGTGGAAAAACTACTGTAGGACGCACACTTCTTCAGCTTTATAAACCAACTGATGGAAAAGTTATTTTTGATGGACAGGAAGTAACTGATAAAAACATTAATGATATCCGTAAGAAAATGCAGATGGTTTTCCAGGATCCTTATTCTTCTTTGAATCCACGCATGACTGTAGAAGATATCATTGGTGAGCCACTGGATGTTCATCATCTTTATTCAAGCAAGGCTGAACGCCGTGAAAAGATTCTTCATCTTATGGAACTTGTAGGCTTGAACTCTGAACACGCAACCCGTTATGCACACGAGTTCTCTGGTGGTCAGAGACAGCGTATCGGTATTGCCCGAGCTCTTTCTGTAAAGCCCGACTTTATTGTCTGCGACGAACCAGTATCAGCTCTCGACGTTTCTATTCAGGCCCAGATCATCAATATGTTTGAAGAGCTCCAGGAAAAGCTTGGACTTTCTTATCTTTTCATTGCTCATGACCTTCTTGTTGTTCAGCATATTTCTAAACGAATTGCCGTAATGTATCTTGGTAAGCTTGTAGAGATTGGTGATGCTGATGAGGTTTGTAACAGTCCGATTCATCCATATTCAATCAGTCTTCTTTCTGCTGTTCCTATTCCGGATCCTAAACTGGAACGCAGCAGACAGAGAATTGTTCTTGAAGGTGATGTACCAAGTCCTCTTGCTATGCCTGAAGGCTGTCCATTCAGAACAAGATGTAAATATGCAACAGAGAAGTGTAAGACAGAAATGCCTGCACTTACAGACAGAGGCAACGGACACTTTGCTGCCTGTCACAACAAATAG
- a CDS encoding DUF3237 family protein, producing MEKLFEINVHITGFNQVKSPEMTVNFISFDGYCDTPFFKGTIIEGGVDTQKFETGKDGTLSARYILKGKDNKDKDTFIFIENNGICKPDGTVTTVPCIITDNEKLRPIFAGKLSGKVVGVDTPEHDRIIIEIYKD from the coding sequence ATGGAAAAACTATTTGAAATAAACGTTCACATTACAGGCTTTAATCAAGTAAAAAGTCCAGAAATGACTGTAAACTTTATCAGCTTTGACGGTTATTGCGATACACCTTTTTTTAAGGGAACAATAATAGAAGGCGGTGTAGATACTCAGAAATTTGAAACAGGAAAAGACGGAACTTTAAGCGCCCGCTACATTCTCAAAGGAAAAGATAACAAAGACAAAGATACTTTTATCTTTATCGAAAATAATGGAATCTGCAAACCGGATGGTACAGTTACTACAGTTCCGTGCATAATTACTGATAACGAAAAGCTCCGGCCGATTTTTGCGGGTAAGCTTTCTGGGAAAGTTGTTGGTGTAGATACACCGGAACATGACAGAATCATCATTGAAATTTATAAGGACTAA
- a CDS encoding ABC transporter ATP-binding protein has protein sequence MSDVLLRVDDLHTAFTTDNGEVQAVNGISFDLNPGEILGIVGESGSGKSVTAYSIMQILAGNGYVKSGNVFYKGKDILKFSSDEMKSFRGKCCSIIFQDPMTSLNPVFTIGNQLKEAIKLHTDKRGAELNSRAIEMLELVGINEPERRLKQYPFELSGGMRQRVMIAMALACEPDILIADEPTTALDVTIQAQILEEIQKLQKKMGMAVILVTHDLGVIANLCDDIIVMYGGKVCERGTADEIFYNSKHEYTKGLLKSIPNTTNMNQKLEPISGTPINLLNLPKGCSFCTRCKNAMKICLEEPPEELFINDNHIASCWMNVKEAAEKLTAKEVQ, from the coding sequence ATGAGCGATGTTTTATTAAGAGTAGATGATTTACACACAGCTTTTACAACCGACAATGGTGAAGTTCAGGCTGTAAACGGAATTTCTTTTGATTTGAATCCTGGTGAGATTCTGGGTATTGTAGGTGAGTCTGGATCTGGAAAAAGTGTTACTGCTTATTCTATTATGCAGATTCTTGCCGGTAACGGTTATGTAAAAAGCGGAAATGTTTTTTATAAAGGTAAGGATATTCTGAAATTTTCTTCTGATGAAATGAAGAGCTTCAGAGGTAAGTGCTGTTCTATTATTTTCCAGGATCCTATGACAAGCTTGAACCCGGTATTTACTATCGGTAATCAATTGAAAGAGGCTATTAAGCTTCATACAGACAAGCGCGGTGCGGAACTTAATAGCCGTGCCATTGAGATGCTGGAGCTTGTTGGAATTAACGAGCCTGAGCGCCGTCTCAAGCAGTATCCGTTTGAGCTTTCGGGCGGTATGAGACAGCGCGTAATGATTGCTATGGCCTTAGCTTGTGAGCCGGACATTCTTATTGCCGACGAACCGACTACCGCCCTCGACGTAACAATCCAGGCACAGATTCTTGAAGAGATTCAGAAACTTCAGAAGAAGATGGGAATGGCTGTAATTCTCGTAACTCACGACCTTGGTGTTATTGCAAATCTTTGTGATGATATTATCGTAATGTACGGCGGTAAGGTTTGTGAACGCGGAACTGCCGATGAAATCTTCTACAACTCTAAGCACGAATATACAAAAGGTCTTTTAAAATCAATTCCAAATACAACTAATATGAATCAAAAGCTGGAACCGATTTCCGGTACTCCAATCAATCTTTTGAATCTTCCAAAAGGCTGTTCATTCTGTACACGCTGTAAGAACGCAATGAAGATTTGTCTTGAAGAGCCTCCTGAGGAACTCTTTATCAATGATAATCATATTGCTTCATGCTGGATGAATGTAAAAGAAGCAGCAGAAAAATTAACAGCTAAGGAGGTTCAATAA
- a CDS encoding helix-turn-helix domain-containing protein, whose protein sequence is MNEEIKAVADRLIGLREIMDVSVEEAAGVCGISIDQYKKYETGTVDIPVGILQSMSKKYGIDLGTLISGKEPHMHSYCLTKKDKGLSVDRRSDYKYQALAAGFQNRKADPFIVTITPEETREIHFNSHPGHEFEYMIEGSMKLVIDGKEMTLEEGDSVYFDATKQHGMQALNDKKAKFLAIII, encoded by the coding sequence ATGAATGAGGAGATAAAGGCTGTAGCAGACCGTTTAATCGGTCTGCGTGAAATTATGGATGTATCAGTTGAAGAAGCTGCAGGTGTTTGCGGTATTTCAATTGACCAGTACAAGAAGTACGAAACAGGCACTGTTGATATTCCAGTTGGTATTCTTCAGTCTATGTCTAAGAAGTACGGTATTGACCTTGGCACTCTTATCTCCGGTAAGGAACCTCATATGCATTCTTACTGCCTGACTAAGAAAGACAAGGGACTTTCTGTAGATCGCCGCAGTGACTATAAATATCAGGCACTTGCTGCTGGTTTCCAGAACAGAAAAGCTGATCCATTTATTGTAACAATTACACCTGAAGAAACCCGTGAGATTCATTTCAATTCTCATCCGGGACATGAGTTTGAATATATGATTGAAGGCTCAATGAAGCTCGTGATAGATGGTAAAGAAATGACTCTGGAAGAGGGAGACAGTGTGTACTTTGATGCAACTAAACAGCACGGTATGCAGGCTCTAAATGATAAAAAGGCTAAGTTTCTGGCTATCATAATTTAG
- a CDS encoding AMP-binding protein, whose product MLEDFLEKTEFKDYNDFFANYKIKVPENFNFGYDVVDVLAKRTPDATAFIWCNDNDEELRMTFGELKERTDKAAAYFRSIGIKRGDFVMLILQRRYEFWISIVALHKIGASVIPATHMLTKEDIVFRCNAAYIKAVVAVDHRELFTYIEDAQKECPSLKTLVAVPPFGLDKGMSEEFKAKHPSWLDFTEGYLNVSASALADFHALKREDISKNDDILLAYFTSGTTSHPKLVSHNFLYPLGHIVTASYWQQVQKGGLHLTVADTGWGKAVWGKLYGQWIAECSVFIYDYHDKFKPIDLIKQIEKHHITSFCAPPTIYRFLIQEDLSQYDFSSCLHWSTAGEPLSEEVFNKWKEITGKEIREGFGQTETTLSLFNYGNEKIKPGSLGKPAPYYNVTLIDEEGNEVEDGEVGEIVVDMKNGNFPGLFMEYFGDPVKTKSVMHDGYYHTSDNAWRDEDGYFWFTGRNDDVIKCSGYRIGTFEVESVLMQHPAVVECAVTAAPDPVRGQVVKATIVLAKDYTPSDELVKDIQNFVKKTTAPYKYPRIVEFRDSLPKTISGKIMRKDIK is encoded by the coding sequence ATGTTAGAAGATTTTCTTGAGAAGACAGAGTTTAAAGATTACAACGACTTTTTTGCAAACTACAAAATAAAGGTACCTGAGAACTTCAACTTCGGTTATGACGTTGTTGATGTTCTTGCAAAGCGCACACCGGATGCAACAGCATTTATCTGGTGCAACGATAACGACGAAGAGCTCCGCATGACTTTCGGCGAGCTCAAGGAACGCACAGACAAAGCAGCTGCTTATTTCCGCAGTATTGGAATTAAACGCGGTGACTTTGTTATGCTGATCCTTCAGCGCCGCTACGAGTTCTGGATTTCTATTGTAGCACTTCACAAAATTGGTGCATCAGTAATTCCAGCAACTCACATGCTCACAAAAGAAGATATCGTTTTCCGCTGTAACGCAGCTTACATTAAAGCAGTTGTTGCTGTAGACCATCGTGAGCTTTTCACATACATCGAAGATGCTCAGAAGGAATGTCCATCTCTTAAGACTTTAGTTGCAGTTCCTCCTTTCGGACTTGATAAAGGCATGAGCGAAGAGTTCAAGGCAAAGCATCCAAGCTGGCTCGACTTTACAGAGGGCTATCTCAACGTAAGTGCATCAGCATTGGCAGACTTCCATGCGCTCAAACGAGAAGACATCAGCAAGAACGATGACATTCTTCTTGCATACTTTACATCTGGAACTACAAGCCATCCAAAACTGGTTTCTCATAACTTCCTTTATCCGCTCGGACACATTGTAACTGCAAGCTACTGGCAGCAGGTACAGAAGGGCGGTCTCCACCTTACAGTTGCAGATACTGGCTGGGGTAAGGCAGTATGGGGTAAACTCTATGGTCAGTGGATAGCAGAATGTTCTGTATTCATTTATGACTATCATGATAAGTTCAAGCCAATCGATCTTATCAAGCAGATTGAAAAGCATCACATTACTTCTTTCTGTGCGCCACCTACAATCTACCGCTTCCTTATCCAGGAAGATTTGAGTCAGTATGATTTCTCAAGCTGTCTGCACTGGTCAACAGCAGGTGAACCTCTTTCAGAAGAAGTATTCAACAAATGGAAGGAAATCACTGGAAAAGAGATCCGCGAAGGTTTTGGTCAGACTGAAACTACGTTGTCTCTCTTCAACTATGGCAACGAAAAGATAAAACCGGGCAGTCTTGGTAAGCCAGCTCCATATTACAACGTTACTTTGATTGATGAGGAAGGCAACGAAGTAGAAGACGGTGAAGTTGGTGAAATAGTAGTTGATATGAAAAACGGCAACTTCCCTGGCTTGTTCATGGAATACTTTGGAGATCCTGTAAAAACTAAGTCTGTTATGCACGACGGCTACTATCATACTTCTGATAACGCCTGGCGTGATGAAGACGGATATTTCTGGTTCACTGGACGTAATGATGACGTAATCAAATGTTCCGGTTACCGCATCGGTACTTTTGAAGTTGAATCTGTTCTTATGCAGCATCCGGCTGTTGTTGAATGTGCCGTAACAGCAGCTCCAGACCCGGTACGTGGTCAGGTTGTTAAAGCAACAATCGTTCTTGCAAAGGACTACACTCCAAGTGACGAGCTTGTAAAAGACATCCAGAACTTTGTAAAGAAAACTACAGCACCATATAAATACCCGAGAATTGTAGAGTTCAGAGACAGTCTGCCTAAGACAATTTCTGGAAAGATCATGCGAAAAGACATAAAATAG